The following coding sequences are from one Dreissena polymorpha isolate Duluth1 chromosome 8, UMN_Dpol_1.0, whole genome shotgun sequence window:
- the LOC127841067 gene encoding xyloside xylosyltransferase 1-like, which produces MGLLRMAFKLINSSKILQVLCLLIVILGVYCFYNYASSPKISGLRNMQESMKPNENFKTNDHKIISESKTKSEKDTGVEKRHDVMITFTKAESNPGLQDKFKTTVRSMFRFARRPVNLHILGDEKSKEIARSILLEVADSSKYQLQHLDIDSITRQVHEIVSDMQKFFSYQPGAYYSDALFFLSIVIHRVLPQLHRVVMLDSDLKFNADVAELFTHFDKFSSSNIMGIANDAQPVYRHNFHMYRNKVKDTMVGGPPPNGTTGFNSGVLLLDLDKMRASQLYNSLISSQVVENLSQKYMFKGHLGDQDFYTLISVEHMELFYVLPCTWNRQLCTWWKDNGYADVFDQYFTCEGHINIYHGNCNTQIPKLEWETN; this is translated from the exons atgggGTTGTTAAGGATGGCTTTTAAACTGATAAATTCTTCAAAAATACTCCAGGTCTTGTGTTTACTAATAGTTATACTTGGGGTATACTGTTTCTACAACTATGCAAGTTCTCCTAAAATTTCTGGCCTTAGAAATATGCAAGAATCTATGAAACCAAATGAAAATTTTAAGACAAATGATCACAAAATAATTTCGGAATCTAAGACTAAATCAGAGAAAGACACAGGCGTTGAAAAGAGACATGATGTGATGATCACTTTCACCAAAGCTGAGAGTAACCCAGGTCTTcaagataaatttaaaacaactgTGCGATCAATGTTCAGATTTGCGCGACGACCTGTGAATCTTCATATTTTGGGAGATGAAAAAAGCAAGGAGATTGCCAGATCTATTCTTCTGGAGGTGGCAGATTCCAGCAAATACCAG CTTCAACATCTGGATATTGATTCAATCACCAGACAAGTGCATGAAATAGTTTCCGATATGCAGAAGTTCTTCAGCTATCAGCCTGGGGCATACTACAGTGACGCCCTCTTCTTCCTCTCCATAGTTATACACAGAGTCCTTCCACAACTGCACCGAGTGGTCATGCTGGATTCAGATCTGAAATTTAATGCTGATGTTGCAGAATTGTTCACGCATTTTGATAAGTTTTCAAGCAGCAACATTATGGGCATAGCAAACGATGCTCAGCCCGTGTATCGGCATAACTTTCATATGTACAGAAACAAGGTCAAGGACACAATGGTAGGCGGGCCTCCACCTAATGGAACCACAGGCTTTAACAGCGGAGTTCTCCTGCTTGATTTAGACAAGATGAGAGCGTCACAGCTCTATAACTCTCTCATATCATCTCAGGTTGTAGAGAATCTGTCacagaaatatatgtttaaaggtCACCTGGGAGATCAAGACTTCTACACACTGATATCTGTGGAGCACATGGAGTTGTTCTACGTGTTACCATGCACATGGAACAGGCAGCTCTGCACATGGTGGAAAGATAATGGCTACGCTGACGTGTTTGATCAGTATTTTACCTGCGAGGGACACATCAACATATACCACGGAAACTGTAATACACAAATCCCCAAGCTTGAGTGGGAGACCAATTAG
- the LOC127841065 gene encoding uncharacterized protein LOC127841065 yields MAAVKEAHMRRTLESNNGNKRIVTSNALNKALIDISVNEETIQLRRTTWLFMEDLYNMLNFAQHDKRFTYHFGSQSEGSTTQGMDSDIDCLVRLTNMLVIQNIADRQFEKINYFVVKDMSTPPQCCCLHKLMPNDSLTSPKDYLFVDAQGRVFLKNNCMKLFLKPMSELYDVDVIQHGPAQSVSSAPDLEYVYALYCDKLPEVCQYIFRRQKPGHWPTPALLEQLKDSGVFIVSTSHVENTTHWDPRQHIGTLTVRTFDNSHELYWRLSTNMMERLLMFNLTMTQMKVYVIMKIIRTELCKPLVGDRLSTYHLKTTLMYSVEMSPPHIWKDENLIQCIQVCLTTLRRWLKVRYCPHYTTENVNLFDGKLRLNEFPVLIELFTDMICTDVSCLYNVKMDDLGNRISSHSPYSTNGRRFEKMDPVIATKMFNFLVTKLFDSFYFFDSSDWRRDTSYVINNRATYIRNLETMYTDCPEPFRPAISISLPFQYSIQAVTKASLCIGENQTLTHEIFTLCDKSLMSDLTSSRLRLASIYFSARRFEEAAAILKQLDTLISDKVILVSPVYYYSKNKFLYELLARQKGFLHILQNEVAVCTIFSRHEINCVPGQLVAEFYRTVTVEGKGCRLPSPHWMDFAMVDSLPYMYYLQYLIYRTAGLNSDKRRAFKNLVDIFKTHDALKEYHIDTSLNLIGHVWELEGYLSVAWRAYKFSVERRPQNNAAYWHMFRMIGGLIYGLRMLSW; encoded by the exons ATGGCAGCAGTCAAAGAAGCCCATATGAGAAGAACTTTAGAAAGC AATAATGGGAACAAGCGTATTGTGACATCCAATGCTCTTAACAAGGCTCTGATTGACATTAGCGTCAACGAGGAAACGATTCAATTGAGAAGGACAACGTGGCTTTTTATGGAAGATTTGTACAACATGCTTAACTTTGCACAACATGACAAAAGATTTACTTATCATTTTGGAAGCCAAAGCGAAGGTTCTACGACACAAGGTATGGACTCTGACATTGATTGTCTTGTGCGCCTTACAAACATGTTGGTGATTCAAAATATCGCGGACAGGCAGTTTGAGAAAATCAACTATTTTGTGGTTAAGGACATGTCAACTCCGCCTCAGTGTTGCTGTCTGCATAAACTTATGCCTAATGATTCTTTAACTTCGCCGAAGGATTATTTGTTTGTCGATGCCCAAGGGCGGGTATTcctgaaaaacaattgcatgaaactttttttaaaacCGATGAGCGAACTTTATGATGTTGACGTTATCCAACACGGCCCTGCGCAAAGCGTCAGCAGCGCCCCAGATTTAGAATATGTTTATGCATTGTACTGTGACAAACTGCCTGAagtttgtcaatatatttttagaaGGCAAAAGCCCGGACATTGGCCTACCCCAGCATTGTTGGAACAGCTTAAGGATAGTGGGGTATTCATTGTTTCGACTTCGCATGTTGAGAACACAACACACTGGGACCCTCGCCAACACATAGGAACATTAACAGTACGAACGTTCGATAACTCACATGAGCTTTATTGGAGGTTATCTACCAATATGATGGAGCGGCTTTTGATGTTCAACCTCACAATGACGCAAATGAAAGTGTATGTAATCATGAAAATTATTAGAACAGAGTTGTGCAAGCCGCTCGTTGGCGATCGTTTAAGCACGTATCATTTAAAGACAACGTTGATGTATAGCGTAGAAATGTCACCTCCACACATCTGGAAAGATGAAAATCTTATCCAATGTATACAAGTTTGTTTGACAACATTAAGAAGGTGGTTAAAGGTGCGATATTGCCCTCACTACACGACGGAAAATGTGAATTTGTTTGACGGTAAACTTCGATTGAACGAGTTTCCGGTTTTGATAGAATTGTTCACGGATATGATCTGTACCGATGTGTCCTGTTTGTATAATGTTAAAATGGACGACCTTGGTAATCGTATATCATCTCATTCCCCATATAGTACAAACGGGCGTCGGTTCGAAAAAATGGATCCCGTTATTGCTACCAAGATGTTTAATTTTCTGGTCACTAAATTATTTGATTCATTTTACTTCTTTGACAGCAGTGATTGGAGGAGAGATACATCATATGTAATAAACAACCGTGCCACATACATTCGAAATTTAGAGACCATGTATACAGACTGTCCGGAACCATTTCGTCCAGCAATCTCTATAAGCTTACCATTCCAGTATTCCATTCAGGCTGTAACGAAAGCCTCGCTGTGTATAGGAGAAAATCAAACTTTAACGCATGAGATTTTCACTTTGTGTGATAAGTCTCTGATGTCCGATTTGACATCGAGTCGCCTCAGGCTGGCGTCAATATATTTCTCAGCACGGCGTTTTGAAGAGGCTGCTGCTATTCTAAAGCAACTAGACACTCTGATTTCTGACAAAGTAATACTCGTTAGCCCTGTGTATTATTACAGTAAAAATAAGTTTCTTTATGAGCTGCTGGCACGACAAAAAGGATTCCTTCATATTTTGCAAAACGAGGTTGCTGTGTGTACGATTTTTAGCAGACACGAAATCAATTGTGTTCCTGGGCAGCTTGTCGCTGAGTTCTACAGAACGGTAACGGTGGAGGGTAAAGGTTGCCGTCTTCCAAGCCCTCACTGGATGGACTTTGCAATGGTTGATTCATTACCATATATGTATTACCTACAGTATTTAATATATCGAACTGCTGGATTAAACAGCGACAAACGCAGAGCGTTCAAGAATCTCGTGGATATTTTTAAAACTCATGATGCTCTTAAAGAATATCATATCGACACCTCATTAAATCTGATAGGACATGTTTGGGAACTGGAAGGCTATTTGTCAGTAGCTTGGCGTGCCTATAAATTTTCAGTTGAACGTCGACCACAGAATAACGCCGCTTACTGGCACATGTTTAGGATGATTGGAGGGCTTATTTATGGGCTAAGAATGTTATCCTGGTAA